The following are from one region of the Flavimobilis soli genome:
- a CDS encoding PspA/IM30 family protein, protein MAEKQSIFGRVTQLAKANINALLDKAEDPQKMIDQLIRDYTNNIAEAEQAVAQTIGNLRLAEKDYQEDVAAAADWGNKALAASSRADQFRAQGNTAEADKFDNLAKVALSKQIAAESEAKQAEPMIAAQNDTVEKLKSGLALMKDKLGELKTRRDQLVARQKSAQAQNAVQGAISSINVLDPTSELSRFEEKVRREEALAQGHAELAASSLDSQFAELEADAGQIEIEARLAALKNRGAVGGIQAAQIEAPEHG, encoded by the coding sequence ATGGCTGAGAAGCAGAGCATCTTCGGACGCGTCACCCAGCTGGCCAAGGCCAACATCAACGCGCTCCTCGACAAGGCCGAGGATCCTCAGAAGATGATCGACCAGCTCATCCGCGACTACACGAACAACATCGCGGAGGCCGAGCAGGCCGTCGCGCAGACCATCGGCAACCTGCGTCTCGCCGAGAAGGACTACCAGGAAGACGTCGCCGCGGCGGCCGACTGGGGCAACAAGGCGCTCGCCGCCTCGAGCCGCGCGGACCAGTTCCGTGCGCAGGGCAACACGGCGGAGGCCGACAAGTTCGACAACCTCGCCAAGGTCGCGCTGTCGAAGCAGATCGCCGCGGAGTCCGAGGCGAAGCAGGCCGAGCCGATGATCGCCGCGCAGAACGACACGGTCGAGAAGCTCAAGAGCGGGCTCGCGCTCATGAAGGACAAGCTCGGCGAGCTCAAGACGCGCCGCGACCAGCTCGTCGCCCGCCAGAAGTCGGCGCAGGCGCAGAACGCCGTCCAGGGCGCGATCTCCTCGATCAACGTCCTCGACCCGACGAGCGAGCTCTCCCGCTTCGAGGAGAAGGTGCGGCGCGAGGAGGCGCTCGCCCAGGGGCACGCGGAGCTCGCCGCGTCCTCGCTCGACTCGCAGTTCGCCGAGCTCGAGGCCGACGCCGGTCAGATCGAGATCGAGGCGCGCCTCGCTGCGCTCAAGAACCGCGGCGCCGTCGGCGGCATCCAGGCTGCTCAGATCGAGGCGCCCGAGCACGGCTGA
- a CDS encoding response regulator transcription factor: MTTTEARLLVVDDEPNIRELLATSLRFAGFEIHTAPDGATALRLAREVQPDLVLLDVMLPDMDGFTVTTRMREKGQTMPVLFLTARDDTQDKITGLTVGGDDYVTKPFSLEEVIARIRAVLRRTRGDDTAVSDAVLRFADLELDDDTHEVRRGGRLIDLSPTEFKLLRYLMLNPNRVLSKAQILDHVWQYDWAGDANIVESYISYLRRKIDAPVDGVKPRPLIQTKRGVGYLLRELPGS; encoded by the coding sequence ATGACCACGACCGAGGCGCGCCTTCTCGTCGTCGACGACGAGCCGAACATCCGTGAGCTCCTTGCGACCTCCCTGAGGTTCGCGGGCTTCGAGATCCACACGGCTCCCGACGGCGCGACCGCGCTGCGCCTCGCGCGCGAGGTCCAGCCGGACCTCGTCCTGCTCGACGTCATGCTCCCCGACATGGACGGCTTCACCGTGACGACGCGCATGCGGGAGAAGGGGCAGACGATGCCGGTCCTCTTCCTCACGGCGCGCGACGACACGCAGGACAAGATCACGGGTCTGACCGTCGGCGGCGACGACTACGTGACCAAGCCCTTCTCGCTCGAGGAGGTCATCGCGCGGATCCGCGCGGTGCTGCGCCGCACCCGCGGCGACGACACCGCGGTCAGCGACGCCGTCCTGCGCTTCGCGGACCTCGAGCTCGACGACGACACGCACGAGGTGCGCCGCGGCGGTCGCCTGATCGACCTGTCCCCGACCGAGTTCAAGCTGCTGCGCTACCTCATGCTCAACCCCAACCGGGTGCTGTCGAAGGCGCAGATCCTCGACCACGTCTGGCAGTACGACTGGGCGGGCGACGCGAACATCGTCGAGTCGTACATCTCCTACCTGCGTCGCAAGATCGACGCTCCGGTCGACGGCGTCAAGCCGCGCCCGCTCATCCAGACGAAGCGCGGTGTCGGCTACCTCCTGCGCGAGCTGCCGGGCAGCTGA
- a CDS encoding NYN domain-containing protein, producing MSDVSTAPRKTYLIVDGENIDATLGVNVLGHRPTPDERPRWDRISDFAASVWDQPVQGLFFLNATSGQMPMPFVQALLAMSYRPIPLAGGPGLKVVDMGIQRTLEALVPRDADVILASHDGDFIPQVDALLDATRRVAVLCFREFVNSHMAELADRGLEFFDLEGDVNAFNTILPRVRIIPIEEFDPLRFL from the coding sequence ATGTCGGATGTGAGCACGGCCCCGCGCAAGACCTATCTCATCGTCGACGGTGAGAACATCGACGCCACCCTCGGCGTCAACGTGCTGGGCCACCGGCCCACGCCGGACGAGCGGCCCCGCTGGGACCGCATCAGCGACTTCGCGGCGAGCGTGTGGGACCAGCCCGTCCAGGGACTCTTCTTCCTCAACGCGACGTCGGGCCAGATGCCGATGCCGTTCGTGCAGGCGCTCCTCGCGATGAGCTACCGGCCGATCCCCCTCGCGGGCGGCCCGGGACTCAAGGTCGTCGACATGGGTATCCAGCGCACCCTCGAGGCGCTCGTCCCCCGCGACGCCGACGTCATCCTGGCGAGCCACGACGGGGACTTCATCCCGCAGGTTGACGCGCTGCTCGACGCCACCCGCCGGGTCGCGGTCCTGTGCTTCCGCGAGTTCGTCAACTCGCACATGGCGGAGCTCGCCGACCGTGGCCTCGAGTTCTTCGACCTCGAGGGCGACGTCAACGCGTTCAACACGATCCTGCCGCGCGTGCGCATCATCCCGATCGAGGAGTTCGACCCGCTGCGTTTCCTCTGA
- a CDS encoding type 1 glutamine amidotransferase has product MPESPSTPVRPTVTVVQSCADSPLGALAAPLEEHVDVRVVRPFDGDVVPDVHGCDAGLVVLGGSASVLDDAAAPWLPALRALLADAVASDLPTLATGLGAQLLTVACGGRVALDAPPGLEAGVVELSWRPEAAEDPMFGAVARRAGVDDGTGPVRRGEPTLVATMHSDAIVELPAGATWLASSAMYPFHAFRLRSAVAVQFRPEGDADLLATWVRAAGLDATEIVMDAIAHAARLTDLTCTITRTFVEHTGAVCSGMSAVV; this is encoded by the coding sequence ATGCCTGAGAGCCCTTCCACACCGGTGCGCCCGACCGTCACGGTCGTCCAGAGCTGCGCGGACTCGCCCCTCGGGGCGCTCGCGGCCCCGCTCGAGGAGCACGTGGACGTGCGCGTCGTGCGCCCGTTCGACGGCGACGTCGTCCCGGACGTGCACGGCTGCGACGCAGGGCTCGTCGTGCTCGGCGGGTCGGCGAGCGTGCTCGACGACGCGGCCGCGCCCTGGCTGCCCGCGCTGCGCGCCCTGCTGGCCGACGCCGTGGCGTCCGACCTGCCGACCCTCGCGACCGGTCTCGGCGCGCAGCTCCTCACCGTCGCGTGCGGCGGCCGGGTCGCCCTCGACGCCCCGCCCGGCCTCGAGGCCGGCGTCGTCGAGCTCTCCTGGCGGCCCGAGGCCGCCGAGGACCCGATGTTCGGCGCGGTCGCCCGACGCGCGGGCGTCGACGACGGGACCGGCCCCGTGCGTCGCGGCGAGCCGACGCTCGTCGCGACGATGCACTCCGACGCGATCGTCGAACTGCCGGCTGGTGCCACGTGGCTCGCGTCGTCGGCGATGTACCCGTTCCATGCGTTCCGGCTCAGGTCGGCCGTCGCTGTCCAGTTCCGGCCCGAGGGCGACGCCGACCTGCTCGCGACCTGGGTGCGTGCCGCGGGTCTCGATGCGACCGAGATCGTGATGGACGCGATCGCCCACGCGGCCCGTCTGACCGACCTGACGTGCACGATCACCCGAACGTTCGTGGAACACACCGGCGCAGTGTGCTCCGGCATGTCGGCTGTTGTGTGA